From one Malus sylvestris chromosome 1, drMalSylv7.2, whole genome shotgun sequence genomic stretch:
- the LOC126619269 gene encoding uncharacterized protein LOC126619269 yields the protein MPNGPQCQVSLHLMCPMGKVIKVLNFMQMKMFGDIKAITNQGATYFPTLTIQIGEVIHIICGMNLNNFNKVDIGSKTSSIQDLCSHHSIPHNNSNQIKGVENQNQEMQDRVKRVDELEMQVGQIVEFMAQIRDQSELSNSNIANSKAESELDEAITLEGDMKDEAVPEPSKHSPNMDELLLQAEEEEDDLGSLEEFLLQAPQIPMSSNSGEGVLNSLHSNDIPPNVLFPSRFFIPKQEESEKDIVEALPKVQKDIPILGATKQVLDRVEYFKGLCFPRRTIQENEVVEADQEFIQGAVHETIKPKAVEFDDPGQATTIIVDLAKFKVPEMFKDVVFVIEFVSEKESKPSSPILILIYTNMFLILMIQAPTLEFKPLPNHFKYHLPLKDKFHALEPRGVLRKVSSG from the exons atgccgaacggaccacaatgccaagtgtccctacatttgatgtgccctatgggcaaggttatcaaagtcctcaattttatgcaaatgaagatgtttggggatatcaaggccataaccaatcaaggggcaacatattttccaacgcttacaattcagattggagaggtaattcatattatatgtgggatgaacctcaacaatttcaacaaggtggatattggcagcaagacgagttctattcaagacctatgcagccaccacagcattccccacaacaattccaatcaaatcaaa ggagtagaaaatcaaaaccaggaGATGCAAGATCGAGTCAAAAGAGTGGACGAATTGGAGATgcaagttgggcagattgtggaattcatggcacagattcgagatcaaagtgaactttccaactcaaacattgcaaattcaaaAGCAGAAAGTGAACTCGATGAAGCCATCACcttggaaggtgacatgaaggatgaagctgtcccagaaccatccaaacacagcccgaacatggatgaattgctgctgcaagcagaagaggaggaggacgacttgggcagtttagaagaattcttgctgcaagctcctcaaatccctatgtcatccaactcaggtgagggagttctaaattcacttcattctaaTGATATTCCTCCCAATGTCCTTTTTCCTAGCAGGTTTTTTATTCCCAagcaagaagagagtgaaaaagacattgtggaagctcttccaaaggtaCAAAAGGATattccaattcttggtgcaacaAAGCAAGTTCTAGATCGTGTTGAATATTTCAAAGGCCTTTGTTTCCCAAGAAGAACGATTCAAGagaatgaagtggttgaagcagATCAAGAATTCATCCAAGGggctgtgcatgagacaatcaagcccaaagcagttgagtttgatgacccgggacaagccacaaccatcatagtagacctggccaagttcaaagtcccggaaatgttcaaagatgtggtgtttgtcattgagtttgtgtcggaaaaagaaagtaagccatcttctccaattttaattttaatttatactaacatgtttctgattttgatgattcaggcacccactcttgaatttaaaccattgccgaatcatttcaagtatcacctcccattaaaagataaattccatgctttggagccgagggGAGTTTTAAGGAAAGtttcgtccggctaa